DNA from Streptomyces luteogriseus:
TCGCTGCTCAGGCGGGGTGCGCGGGGCGCCGCTGCGCTCCACTGCGGCACGCATGCCCACAGCGGGGGCGGAAGCCACGGCGCTCCCGCACCCGCGTACGGCGAGAAGGGGCCGTTTCGGGGGGTGTCCGCCCGCAGCGGTCGGCGCGTCAACGAACAGTCAGTCGGCGTCCGACCCCATCGCGCCGTTCCGAGGACGGACACCCCCCGGCGCGGCCCCGACCCACACGCCACGCGAAGGCGAAGCGCACGCGCACCCCCACCGGCGTGAAGGCAAGCCCCCGCCCCACCGCCGGAGGCACCCGCACCGATCACCGACAAGCGAGAGGCTGACACCGACCGTGCACGACGAACTCATCGCACAGGCCCAGGCGTGGCTCACCGAGGACCCCGACCCGGACACCCGCACCGAGCTCGCCCGCCTCATCGACGCCAAGGACGAGACCGAACTCGCCGCCCGTTTCAGCGGCACCCTCCAGTTCGGCACCGCCGGCCTCCGCGGCGAACTCGGCGCCGGCCCCATGCGCATGAACCGCTCGGTCGTCATCCGCGCCGCCGCCGGCCTCGCCGCGTACCTCAAGAAGCAGGGTGTCCCCGAGGGGGAAGGGGAAGCCGGCCTCGTCGTCATCGGCTACGACGCCCGCCACAAGTCCCACGACTTCGCCCAGGACACCGCCGCCGTCATGACCGGCGCCGGCCTGCGCGCGGCCGTCCTGCCCCGCCCCCTCCCGACCCCCGTGCTCGCCTTCGCGATAAGGCACCTCGGCGCGGTCGCCGGCGTGGAGGTCACGGCCAGCCACAACCCGCCCCGCGACAACGGCTACAAGGTCTACCTCGGCGACGGATCCCAGATCGTCCCCCCGGCGGACATCGACATCGCGGCGGAGATCGCCGCCGTCCCGTCCCTCAGCACGGTCCCGCGCCCCACCGAAGGCTGGGACACCCTCGACGACAGCGTCCTGGACGCCTACCTCGCCCGCACGGACGCCGTCCTGTCCGAGGGTTCCCCCCGCACGGCCCGCACGGTGTACACGGCGATGCACGGCGTCGGCAAGGACGTCCTCCTGGCCGCCTTCGCCCGCGCCGGCTTCCCGGCACCGGTCCTCGTCGCGGAGCAGGCCGACCCCGACCCTGATTTCCCGACCGTCGCGTTCCCCAATCCGGAGGAGCCCGGCGCGATGGACCTGTCCTTCGCGACGGCACGCGCGCTCTCCGGCGAGGCCGCCCCGGACCTGATCATCGCGAACGACCCGGACGCGGACCGCTGCGCCGTCGCCGTACAGGACGGTAACGACGCCACCGGCTGGCGCATGCTGCGCGGCGACGAGGTCGGCGCCCTGCTCGCCGCCCACCTGGTCCGCCGCGGAGCGACCGGCACGTTCGCGGAGTCGATCGTCTCGTCGTCCCTTCTCGGCCGTATCGCCGAGAAGGCGGGCCTCCCGCACGTCGAGACCCTCACCGGCTTCAAGTGGATCGCCCGCGCCGAGGGCCTGCGCTACGGCTACGAGGAGGCCCTCGGCTACTGCGTGGACCCCGACGGCGTGCGCGACAAGGACGGCATCACGGCCGCGCTGCTGATCACGGAACTGGCCTCCCAGCTCAAGGAGGAGGGCCGCACCCTCCTCGACCTGCTGGACGACCTGGCGGTGGAGCACGGCCTGCACGCGACGGACCAGCTCTCGGTCCGCGTCGAGGACCTCTCCCTCATCGCCGCCGCGATGCGGCGCCTGCGCGAACAGCCCCCGACGGAGCTGGCCGGCCTGCCGATCACCCGCACGGACGACCTCACCCAGGGCACGGCCGGACTCCCGCCCACGGACGGCCTGCGCTACACCCTCGACGGCGCCCGGGTGATCGTCCGCCCGAGCGGCACGGAG
Protein-coding regions in this window:
- a CDS encoding phospho-sugar mutase — translated: MHDELIAQAQAWLTEDPDPDTRTELARLIDAKDETELAARFSGTLQFGTAGLRGELGAGPMRMNRSVVIRAAAGLAAYLKKQGVPEGEGEAGLVVIGYDARHKSHDFAQDTAAVMTGAGLRAAVLPRPLPTPVLAFAIRHLGAVAGVEVTASHNPPRDNGYKVYLGDGSQIVPPADIDIAAEIAAVPSLSTVPRPTEGWDTLDDSVLDAYLARTDAVLSEGSPRTARTVYTAMHGVGKDVLLAAFARAGFPAPVLVAEQADPDPDFPTVAFPNPEEPGAMDLSFATARALSGEAAPDLIIANDPDADRCAVAVQDGNDATGWRMLRGDEVGALLAAHLVRRGATGTFAESIVSSSLLGRIAEKAGLPHVETLTGFKWIARAEGLRYGYEEALGYCVDPDGVRDKDGITAALLITELASQLKEEGRTLLDLLDDLAVEHGLHATDQLSVRVEDLSLIAAAMRRLREQPPTELAGLPITRTDDLTQGTAGLPPTDGLRYTLDGARVIVRPSGTEPKLKCYLEVVIPVGSHEDLPAARAKATALLESIKRDLSTAAGI